The following is a genomic window from Elusimicrobiota bacterium.
GGGCCTGTTCATGGCCGTGCTGCTGCTCATCTTCCTCTACCAAGAGACCAGCCTGGCCGAATGGGAGGGCCGGTTCCTGTTCTTGGTGGCGGCGGGCGGGGCGGCGATGGTCTTCCTACAAGCGGCGCCGGAGAAGGTCCTGGGGAGCTGGTACTTCGAGGTGGGCCTGTTCATGGGCGACGCGGCCCTCGCCTCCCTCATCCTGCATTGGACGCAGCACGGATCGGACCTCTATCTCATCTACTTCATCATCATCTTCGGCACCGCCCTCCTGCGCAACCTGACCCAGAGCCTGATCGTGGCGGTGGTGACCTCGGGCCTGTACCTGGTCTCGGCCTGGCATCCCCGGGAGGGGCTGCCCCATACGGCCAGCTTCTGGCTGCGCGTCAATTTCTTGTGGGTGTCGTCCGCCCTGCTGGCCATCCTGTCCCGGGACAGCCGGCAGGTCCAGGGAGACCTCGAGCGCAGGCACCAGGACCGCCTGGTCCAGTACGGGAGGCTGGCCGCCCTGGGCCGGCTTGCCGCGGAGGTGGCGCATCGCATCAAGGGGCCGCTGACCACCATCATGGTCAACGCGGAGGTCCTTGCCCAGAGCGACCGCCGCACGCCGCAGGAACTCACCGAGCTCAACCAGATCCGCGACGAGGTGGATCACTGCCGGGTGATCCTCAAAGGCCTCCTGGACCTGGGGCGCATCGAGGAGATGGACCGCGCGCGTTTCGACCTGCGCGAGCCCCTGCGGCGAGCGCTCGATGCGCTGACCCCGCGCCTGCAGAACCGCCGGGTCCGCCTGGTCGTCTCTTTGGGGGAGCCCCTGCCCGTGCTGGGCGACGCCGTGCTGATGGAGGAGGCGCTCCTCGTGGTGCTCCACAACGCCGCCGACTCGGTCCGCACCGGCGGCCGCATCGGCGTGACGGCGCGGGCCGCGCCCGGGAAGTTCAGCTGGCGCGAGCTGCCCTGGAAGCCGGGCCTCTGCGAGGTGATCGTCGAAGACGACGGCCGGGGCATCCGGCCGGATGAGCAGGAGCGCATCTTCGAGCCTTTCTTCACCACCAAGGGCAAAGAGGGCAGCGGGCTGGGCCTGTCGGCCGCCCTGCGCGTGCTGCAGAAGCACGGCGGGTCCATCGTAGCCTACAGCGACGGGCCCGGCCGGGGCGCCCGGTTCACCGTGACCATGCCCCGCCGTGGCTGACCGGCCGGCCCCGCGCAGCCTCCCTGCCGCCTATTGGGCGCCCGGGATGACGGTCTTGGCGGCCGCCCTGCTCAACCTGCTGTGCTACGGCTACAGCTTCGGGACCGATCCCCACGTCGTCTTGATCCTGCCGCTCATCCGCAAGCTCAAAGAGGCCGGCCTCTACCCGAACGACCCCTATGTCGAGGCCTTGCGCTCCTTCCCCAGCCTCTATCCCCGACTCATGGCCTGCCTGTCCCGCTTCGTCGATCTCGAGCGCCTGCATCTGCTCCTCTACATCCCCGTGCGGCTGCTTTGGTTCGGCGTCGTCTATCGGACGGCCGGGGCGATGTTCGCCCAGCGCCGGACCGCCGTCCTGGCTTGCCTGCTGGCCGCCGTAAGCCCTTTGACGAACGTGCTCACGCCCCTGGGCGAGGAGCCCATGATCAAGAGCAGCCTCTACCACACCACGCTGGCCGCGCCGTTCCTGCTGCTGTCGCTCGCCTGGTTCCTGGAGGAGAGGTTCGCGCTGGCCCTCGGGCTCCTGGCCGCGGTCTGCGCCCTCAACGGCATGTTGGCGGGCCACGTCGCCCTCATGTTCCTGGCGGCGACCCTCTGCGCCGCTCCGAGCCGGAAGCTCCTGCGAGGCTGGCTGGCCTTCGCCTTGATGGCGCTGCCCTGGTTCTGGTGGCAGAGCGCGCACCGGCCCCCCGGAGGCTGGGGCGGCCGGCAGACGGTGGAGATCCTCAGGCTATGGTATCCCGGCCACTATTTCCCGAGCCTTTGGCCTGCGGCGAAATGGTGCGACATCCTGACCAAGATCCCTTTGCTGCTGTACCTCATCTGGTCCACGCTGCCTCGTTGCCTGCCGGCCCGGAGCATCCGCGCCTTCCTCGCGGCCATGGGGGTGATGGCGCTGGCGGCATGGGTCTTCGGTGAAGTCCGGCCCGTGCCGGTGGTGGTGCTGGCCCAACTGTTCCGCGGCGACGCGGTCTTCTGCGTCCTCGGGCTGATCTGCGCCGCCGAGTACATCCTGGCCGCCCTGGAAGATCCGGGGCTGGGCCCCTTGGCGATCAGCGCTCTGGCGGTCGCCTGCCTCGCGCGAGTGGGCCCGTCGCCCTATCCCCTGTGCGTCCTGCTGCTCATGATCATCGAGCGGCACCGCCCGGGCTGGCTGCGCTTCGGCGCCGCGGCGGGACTCCTCTGCTGTCTGGGGAACATCCTCCTCTTCCCGGTCCAACTCTGGTGGAACCTTTCCCAGGGGCTGCTCTTCGCGCTCATCATGGCTCCGGGAACGGTGCCCGAGGCTCCAGCCGGCCCGCCGGCCCGCAGAGCCTTGGCCGCCTTGCTCCTGGGCCTGCTGCCCATGGCGCCCTGGCTGGGCCATAGGCTCCGCATAGGCGGCGGTCCTGACGCCGGCAGCGCCCTGGATGCCGATTGGCGGCTGGCCCAGGAGTGGGCGAGGGCCGAAACCCCGGCCGACGCCGTCTTCTTCGTGCCCGGGGCTTCCCAGGGCTTCCGCGTATTCTCCCGGCGCTCTCCCGTGGCCGAATGGACTGACGCGGGCGCCGTGCACTGGGCGCCGGCTTTCGGGCCGGAGTGGCTCAGGCGCATCGGCGATTCGCTCCGGGTCGAGTCCCTGCCTCCCGGCGCGGAGCTCTCGCGCCTGGCGCAGCGATATCGCGCCGGCTATCTCGTGGCTCCGTCTGAGCGCCCGTTCCCCGGTCCGGCCCTCTACTCCAATCCGGGGTTCTCGGTCTACCGGATATCGAGCCTTGGGGTTACTGGGCCAGAACGGTCAAGACGCGCAGCGTCTCCGTGACGACCTCGTCCGCGCTGGTGAAGGCCTTCTGCTTCCGGTCGGCGGGCTTGAGCGCGGCCGTCAGGACGGAGTCCCCGGTCTCGGTGTCGACTAGGCTGATGGAGGCCGCGCTCCAGTCGGGGTTCATTCTGCCCATGATGATCGCATCGGCGGAGGCCTTGCCCCGGAGGAGCTCCAGGGCCTCGATGGTCATGCCGAAGTCCCGGTCCGGCTTGTACTCCCTGATGATGTCCGCGACCGCCTTGAGGTCCGCGCCGCCGTGCCCGATGCGCTTGAGGCCCCCGGCGATGCCCTCGGTGATGCTGCGCCCCTGGCCGCGGCCGTCGATGAAGGGCGCCACGCCGACGCGCCGGTAGCGCGAGAAGTCGAAGCCCGTATCGTGTTCGACGCGGGTGCCCGGATGGGCGCAGCCCAGGCAGACGGCGGCCAGCAGAAATCCCCAGATGCGCATGATCGCTCCTTTAATCGAGGAAGCGCAGCTTCCAGTTCAAGTCGAAGCCGCGGCGGCGGGCCTCCCGGATGAACTCGCCGGCGGGAACTCCGGTCTCGACCGGATAGGCGCCGGGCGGGATGCGCCGCGCGGCCGCCATCTGCGCCACGATCGACGCCGGGAAGCCCGTGGTCCTCATCATGGCGGTCATCCCGGTCTTCTCGTCATAGCGGTCGAGCATGAAGTAGACGACCTCGGCGCGCTTGCCGTCCTTGCGGCCCCGCACCGTGACGTGGATGACCACCAGGTCCTTGTCCCCGGGCCGGTCGAAGTGCTCGCGGAAGAGCTTGGCGCTCATCTCGCGCGGAGGGAGCCGGAGCTTGCCGAAGGTGCGGGGCGTCTGGTCGAAGAATCCCATGGCGCGCATGGCGGTGATGACCGCGATGTGCCCGGGATAGCGGATGAGCTTGTTGTCCATGGTCTTGACCTTGCCGGCATAGGTCCAGGCCATGGTGGAGAGGCCCCCGGCCGCGTGCGCGGCCTCGCAGCGGCCCAGGGGGGCGGGCAGGTCGATGGTCTCGACCTCGGAGAGGCCGCCGACCTCGACGCGCTTGCCGTTGCGCAGGGC
Proteins encoded in this region:
- a CDS encoding ATP-binding protein; its protein translation is MAEVGTGRRAVYFAFQGLFMAVLLLIFLYQETSLAEWEGRFLFLVAAGGAAMVFLQAAPEKVLGSWYFEVGLFMGDAALASLILHWTQHGSDLYLIYFIIIFGTALLRNLTQSLIVAVVTSGLYLVSAWHPREGLPHTASFWLRVNFLWVSSALLAILSRDSRQVQGDLERRHQDRLVQYGRLAALGRLAAEVAHRIKGPLTTIMVNAEVLAQSDRRTPQELTELNQIRDEVDHCRVILKGLLDLGRIEEMDRARFDLREPLRRALDALTPRLQNRRVRLVVSLGEPLPVLGDAVLMEEALLVVLHNAADSVRTGGRIGVTARAAPGKFSWRELPWKPGLCEVIVEDDGRGIRPDEQERIFEPFFTTKGKEGSGLGLSAALRVLQKHGGSIVAYSDGPGRGARFTVTMPRRG
- a CDS encoding saccharopine dehydrogenase NADP-binding domain-containing protein encodes the protein MRFMILGAGMQGRACAFDMLKNPAVTEILLADSSAKMLAKTKAFLKSPKVKTARADAGDTARVKSLARGRDALVSAVPYFFNLPLAKAAVAAKVNYVDLGGNTGIVRQELALHAQAKKAGICVLPDNGLGPGMISTIAVHGMEQLDQSDEVLIRDGGLPQKPVPPMDYMLTFSEHGLINEYVENATALRNGKRVEVGGLSEVETIDLPAPLGRCEAAHAAGGLSTMAWTYAGKVKTMDNKLIRYPGHIAVITAMRAMGFFDQTPRTFGKLRLPPREMSAKLFREHFDRPGDKDLVVIHVTVRGRKDGKRAEVVYFMLDRYDEKTGMTAMMRTTGFPASIVAQMAAARRIPPGAYPVETGVPAGEFIREARRRGFDLNWKLRFLD